A region from the Janthinobacterium agaricidamnosum genome encodes:
- a CDS encoding YggT family protein yields MLIVILTLIVDTIATLLGGVLLLRFWMQAVRVRPPSSVAQFTFQLSDWLVRPLRRVVPGVGGYDWASLIGAFLIVLLASSVLFISGAPVEVVLLKSLQRFLQWILYGFMALLIIEAIFSWVNPHAPLAPFVRALNEPLLRPIRKVVPLVGSLDLSLLVALILLQIAQVLVGMIIVLR; encoded by the coding sequence GTGCTGATCGTTATCCTTACATTGATCGTTGATACCATCGCCACCTTGCTGGGCGGCGTGTTACTGCTGCGCTTCTGGATGCAGGCGGTGCGCGTGCGGCCGCCCTCGTCGGTGGCGCAATTCACGTTTCAATTGTCCGACTGGCTGGTGCGCCCCCTGCGCCGCGTGGTACCGGGCGTGGGCGGGTATGACTGGGCCAGCCTGATCGGCGCCTTCCTGATCGTGCTGCTGGCCAGCTCGGTGCTGTTTATTTCCGGCGCTCCCGTCGAAGTTGTGCTGCTCAAGTCGCTGCAACGCTTCCTGCAATGGATACTCTACGGTTTCATGGCCTTGCTGATCATCGAAGCCATCTTCAGCTGGGTCAACCCGCATGCGCCGCTGGCGCCGTTCGTACGGGCCCTGAACGAGCCGCTGCTGCGTCCGATCCGCAAGGTGGTGCCGCTGGTAGGCAGTCTGGATTTGTCGCTGCTGGTGGCGCTGATCCTGCTGCAGATTGCGCAAGTGCTGGTGGGGATGATTATTGTGCTGCGATGA